The Flavobacterium piscisymbiosum genome includes a region encoding these proteins:
- a CDS encoding sulfatase family protein, with amino-acid sequence MMFQKNIFFIWLFVVLHIPFLGNAQTADRPNILIIMTDQQTADAMSIAGNKNLHTPAMDKLAENGVRFTKAYCAQPLCTPSRTSIMSGKMPYEIGFTGNAPEKDGQWPDDLLMMGKIFQNGGYKTGYVGKWHLPVPAAKKSQHGFEYIENTNFQDYNDAATPSFCARFIKENKNTPFLLVASFLNPHDICEWARGEDLKMDILDHAPPADQCPPLPDNWKIPEHEPKIVREQQKVSFRTYPTVNWTPDQWRQYRWAYNRLVEKVDSYIEMVLASLKKYNIEKNTIIVFTADHGDGYAGHSWNQKQILYEESAKIPFIISKIGEWKPRTDDMLVCNGTDIIPTICGFTGITKPAYLKGIDISKKIENPALKLRDTLVIETDFADNEELLNISGRAVISKDFKYIVYNKGDLKEQLFNLTKDPGEITNLAVDKTYKKELTAMRRYLKEWCKKNGDSFVSGI; translated from the coding sequence ATGATGTTTCAAAAAAACATATTTTTTATATGGCTTTTCGTGGTATTGCACATTCCTTTTTTAGGGAATGCCCAAACTGCCGACCGACCTAATATTCTAATCATCATGACCGATCAGCAGACCGCTGATGCGATGAGTATTGCAGGCAATAAAAATCTGCATACTCCGGCAATGGATAAATTAGCCGAAAACGGAGTTAGGTTTACCAAAGCCTATTGTGCTCAGCCTTTGTGCACGCCGTCACGTACTTCTATAATGAGCGGAAAAATGCCTTATGAAATAGGTTTTACAGGCAATGCACCAGAAAAAGACGGTCAATGGCCGGATGATCTTTTAATGATGGGGAAAATTTTCCAGAACGGAGGATATAAAACCGGATATGTAGGCAAATGGCATTTACCTGTTCCCGCTGCAAAGAAAAGCCAGCACGGTTTTGAATACATCGAAAACACTAATTTTCAGGATTATAATGATGCAGCAACACCTTCATTTTGTGCACGCTTTATCAAAGAAAATAAAAATACCCCATTTTTGCTTGTTGCCTCTTTTTTAAATCCGCATGACATTTGCGAATGGGCGCGCGGAGAAGATTTAAAAATGGATATTCTAGATCATGCACCACCTGCAGATCAATGTCCGCCTCTTCCTGATAACTGGAAAATTCCGGAACATGAACCCAAAATTGTCCGCGAACAGCAAAAAGTAAGTTTTAGAACCTATCCCACTGTTAACTGGACACCAGATCAATGGCGTCAATACCGCTGGGCTTACAATCGTTTAGTAGAAAAAGTAGACAGTTATATTGAAATGGTTTTGGCATCATTAAAAAAATATAATATCGAGAAAAACACAATTATCGTTTTTACAGCAGATCACGGTGATGGATATGCAGGTCACAGCTGGAATCAGAAACAAATATTATACGAAGAGTCAGCTAAGATTCCGTTTATCATTTCGAAAATAGGCGAATGGAAACCTCGCACAGACGATATGTTAGTTTGCAACGGAACAGACATTATCCCAACAATCTGCGGTTTTACAGGAATTACAAAACCAGCTTACTTAAAAGGAATTGACATTAGTAAAAAAATAGAAAATCCAGCCTTAAAACTTCGTGACACTTTAGTTATCGAAACCGATTTTGCCGACAACGAAGAACTTTTAAACATTAGCGGACGCGCCGTAATCAGCAAAGATTTTAAATATATTGTTTACAACAAAGGCGATTTAAAAGAACAGCTTTTTAATTTGACAAAAGATCCCGGAGAAATTACGAATCTGGCAGTAGATAAGACCTATAAAAAAGAATTAACTGCCATGCGCCGTTATTTAAAAGAATGGTGTAAAAAGAACGGAGATTCATTCGTATCAGGAATATAA
- a CDS encoding ROK family protein translates to MSIMNTLNDTQLQSYAIGIDIGGTSLKCGVVNELGEIQFSFIVSLKGAKTEEEIINLIVKTITQCTDQLNEPIVGIGIGFPGLIENDVIVGGGVNLPGFEQLPLGKILNDRTGHNIVIDNDANLMGLAEVIYGAAKDSQDAIFLTIGTGIGGAIMINKKLFGGYKNRGAELGHTVIQQNGIQCACGGRGCLESYASVTALIEYYKSQNKTADEHIDGKTIIDKYLAGEDHAVNAMLHHFDYLAAGIVNCVNIFSPQKVIIGGGISEAGQFYIDELTKRVKKTAIPVSFSNTKIVAASLGNKAGLLGACANAFQKFKKTEYVKN, encoded by the coding sequence ATGAGTATTATGAATACCTTAAACGACACACAACTACAATCATACGCAATAGGAATAGATATTGGCGGCACATCACTAAAATGTGGCGTTGTTAACGAACTGGGAGAAATCCAGTTTTCATTTATAGTTTCCCTTAAAGGAGCAAAAACCGAAGAAGAGATCATAAATTTAATAGTTAAAACTATTACACAATGCACAGACCAATTAAACGAACCTATTGTAGGTATTGGAATTGGTTTTCCGGGGCTGATAGAAAATGATGTGATTGTGGGCGGCGGCGTTAATCTTCCCGGATTTGAGCAATTGCCATTAGGAAAAATTCTAAATGATCGAACAGGACATAATATCGTAATTGATAACGATGCCAACTTAATGGGTTTAGCCGAAGTAATTTACGGTGCTGCGAAAGACAGTCAGGACGCTATTTTTCTAACTATTGGCACAGGAATCGGCGGTGCTATAATGATTAATAAAAAACTTTTTGGCGGTTACAAAAATCGTGGCGCCGAATTAGGTCATACTGTGATTCAGCAAAACGGAATCCAATGCGCTTGTGGCGGCCGTGGTTGCTTAGAAAGTTACGCCTCGGTTACTGCCTTAATCGAATACTATAAATCCCAAAATAAAACTGCCGACGAACATATAGATGGCAAAACCATTATCGACAAATATCTTGCTGGTGAAGATCACGCCGTAAACGCAATGCTGCATCACTTTGATTATTTAGCTGCCGGAATCGTTAATTGTGTCAACATCTTTAGTCCGCAGAAAGTCATAATTGGCGGTGGCATCAGCGAAGCCGGCCAGTTTTATATTGATGAATTAACGAAAAGAGTAAAAAAGACCGCAATTCCGGTTTCTTTCTCCAATACAAAAATTGTAGCCGCAAGTTTAGGAAACAAAGCAGGTTTATTGGGCGCTTGCGCGAATGCTTTCCAGAAATTTAAAAAAACGGAATATGTAAAAAATTAA
- a CDS encoding RagB/SusD family nutrient uptake outer membrane protein, giving the protein MKNNIFSRSAILAASITCLLLPLASCDKDLDVTPYSYFTTANFFSDVNEANMATLGVYESMSSLDSYGWNISLIFDADTDVMQMTGIGADDWRTIAHYQGISQTTTFYTAWSKLYEGIDRANVVIERIPQMDLFTNGTNIEKAQLYIMLGEAKFLRGFYYSELVRLWGDVPFKTKSSQSGDNLKVGLVDRYEIYTQIIKDMTEASLLLPEQNPTTERINKWAAKAMLARVALFAGGYSLAADGTSKRPSNYKEYYQLAQKHINDVMAQNPYKLNPSYSKVFKNQCQHVLEPTENIFQVAFYNPSGNLGNASWVGNFNGPATANGLYPSNISRCLVPKPFYNSFNAADQRRDFSIATYSINALGNKLPLLTTNQDERWTVGKWSREYQTNATAERVYTHINWVIMRYSDLLLMRAEVENELNEGPNAIAYDAVNQVRKRAFGADIQGSGIAVDIKTKGTGYTNAANVVIQITGGGGSDASAAVVTLASGGINTIGMLRSGDGYTSVPTVTITSTDGKGTGATATARLLTKPTVSQINLPAGLSKADFLKALQQERAWELSGEGMRRADLIRWGILGDKLAETSAAVKAIRATYFFPSITNFVAGKHELYPFPQNETDVNKNITRQNPKY; this is encoded by the coding sequence ATGAAAAACAATATATTTTCCCGTAGTGCAATCCTGGCAGCGAGTATTACCTGCCTTCTGCTTCCTCTTGCTTCCTGCGATAAAGATCTGGATGTTACACCTTACTCCTACTTTACAACGGCTAACTTTTTCTCTGATGTTAATGAAGCCAATATGGCGACTTTAGGAGTTTACGAATCGATGTCGTCCCTGGATAGTTATGGATGGAATATTTCGCTAATTTTTGATGCCGATACAGATGTAATGCAAATGACAGGAATTGGTGCAGATGACTGGCGTACCATAGCCCATTATCAGGGAATTTCGCAAACTACCACTTTCTATACCGCATGGAGTAAATTGTATGAAGGTATAGACAGAGCAAATGTAGTTATCGAAAGAATCCCACAAATGGATTTATTTACTAACGGAACTAATATAGAAAAAGCGCAACTGTACATCATGCTTGGTGAAGCTAAATTCCTGCGTGGTTTTTATTACTCTGAGCTGGTTCGTTTATGGGGCGATGTTCCTTTTAAAACAAAAAGCTCACAATCAGGAGATAACCTAAAAGTGGGTTTGGTTGATCGTTATGAGATTTATACGCAAATTATAAAAGACATGACAGAAGCTTCGTTATTATTACCGGAACAAAATCCAACAACTGAGCGTATTAATAAATGGGCTGCAAAAGCAATGTTGGCAAGAGTAGCTTTGTTTGCCGGCGGATATTCTTTAGCAGCAGACGGAACTTCAAAACGCCCTTCTAATTATAAAGAATATTACCAATTGGCGCAAAAACACATTAATGATGTAATGGCTCAAAATCCCTACAAATTAAATCCGTCTTATTCTAAAGTTTTCAAAAACCAGTGTCAGCATGTTTTAGAACCTACAGAAAATATTTTTCAGGTTGCTTTTTACAATCCTTCCGGAAATTTAGGAAATGCATCGTGGGTAGGAAATTTTAATGGCCCGGCAACTGCAAACGGACTTTATCCGTCGAATATATCAAGATGTCTGGTTCCAAAACCATTTTACAATAGCTTTAATGCAGCTGATCAGCGCAGGGATTTTTCGATTGCTACCTATTCTATAAATGCTTTAGGAAATAAATTACCGCTTTTAACCACCAATCAGGACGAAAGATGGACTGTAGGAAAATGGAGCAGAGAATATCAAACCAATGCAACTGCCGAAAGAGTTTACACGCACATCAATTGGGTAATCATGCGATATTCTGATTTACTTTTAATGCGTGCCGAGGTAGAAAATGAACTAAACGAAGGTCCAAATGCAATTGCTTACGATGCCGTAAATCAGGTACGAAAAAGAGCTTTTGGAGCCGATATTCAGGGAAGCGGAATTGCTGTTGATATTAAAACCAAAGGAACAGGATACACAAATGCAGCCAATGTTGTCATTCAGATCACAGGCGGTGGCGGTTCTGATGCTTCGGCAGCTGTGGTTACACTTGCCAGTGGAGGTATAAATACAATTGGTATGTTACGCTCGGGAGATGGTTATACTTCTGTGCCAACTGTAACAATTACAAGTACAGACGGAAAAGGAACCGGAGCAACAGCAACAGCAAGACTTTTAACAAAACCAACCGTTTCACAAATAAATCTGCCGGCAGGTTTAAGCAAAGCAGATTTTCTTAAAGCCCTGCAGCAAGAAAGAGCCTGGGAACTTTCCGGCGAAGGAATGCGAAGAGCTGATTTAATCAGATGGGGAATTTTGGGCGATAAACTAGCTGAAACAAGTGCCGCAGTAAAAGCAATCCGTGCTACTTACTTCTTTCCTTCGATTACTAATTTTGTGGCAGGAAAGCATGAATTGTATCCGTTTCCGCAAAATGAAACCGATGTGAATAAGAATATTACACGTCAAAATCCAAAGTATTAA
- a CDS encoding SusC/RagA family TonB-linked outer membrane protein, with protein sequence MKRTLFLFLLLTTCGVMYGQDIITVKGVVTDAQNMPMPGATVSEKGTKNSTVTSIDGDYQIKVKSNATLVFSFMGTKSSEEKVNNKTLINTKLLDDTNNLNEVVVVGYGTKTRKDLTGAISSVKGQELSKIPVQNVAQALQGRIAGMQVTMSDGTPGAQPSLRIRGGTSITQSNEPLYVVDGVAQTGGLAFLDPMDIESIDVLKDAASTSIYGAQGANGVVLVTTKQAKGGKLTISYDAYGGIKTLAKKLPVLNPYQYTQLLYESATDAARLQKFTNVFGEYSELEGLYKDRKGIDWQEEVFGDAVESQYHKISISGGENDTKYNAFYSVNNDQGIMLGSASVKNIAKLNVTNTISKKFSVNAIVNYSNQKVTGLSTGDGGNARLSMLQNVLQYRPTIGKFGSDEDLKTLFLDPLDNLDSPTLQSPLVTIDSQKREAVTRAINLSLQLQYNITPNLVYRGLISYNDNSVKSKFFNDFRGIQAIRNGGPNAGVTHNLSTRLNYNNVLTYTKTFKKNHKFDATVGQEYIYNYAEGLTATATAFPDVNLGWDKLQLGTIAGMPTTFAEDDKLLSFFGKTNYSYKNRYLFAASLRADGSSKFGTENQWGYFPSVSVAWRVIEENFMKKLPVFSDMKLRLSYGEAGNNRIANYAALGIFDSGSYPLNNQTNITAFQSNLPNPYLKWEATKSTNIGFDLGFFNQRISLTTEMYDNRSKDLLYNTRVPASSGFKKQFQNIGATSNKGIEFTLNTINVRNDNFNWSTTFNIAFNKTKVLALSEGENYLITNSYTDKNDYILQVGKSVGTMYGYVRDGLYQVNDFDYNPATSAYTLKTGVVSDNIVVQPGFIKFKDISGPNGTPDGVINDLDRTAIGDANPKYTGGLNNTFSYKGIDLSIFLDFTVGNDIYNANVLNNSRLNLDNLNTFAIYADRWTTINAAGQRVTDPTELAALNVGKTNPAFNGNTTGRLYSDIIEDGSFLRINNISLGYTLPKEWLKKSKISNLRIYFTAYNLYVFTKYSGYDPEVSVINNAITRGVDFSAYPRSKSFITGLNISL encoded by the coding sequence ATGAAAAGGACTCTATTTTTATTTTTGTTGCTTACTACTTGCGGAGTTATGTATGGGCAGGATATTATTACCGTAAAAGGTGTAGTGACCGATGCGCAAAATATGCCAATGCCCGGAGCAACCGTCTCTGAAAAAGGAACTAAAAACAGCACCGTAACTTCTATAGATGGTGATTATCAAATTAAGGTAAAATCGAATGCTACTTTGGTTTTCTCTTTTATGGGAACAAAATCAAGTGAAGAAAAGGTCAATAACAAAACCCTTATCAATACAAAATTGCTTGATGACACCAATAATCTTAATGAGGTAGTTGTAGTAGGTTACGGTACCAAAACCAGAAAAGATCTTACCGGTGCAATATCTTCAGTAAAAGGTCAGGAATTATCGAAAATTCCGGTGCAAAACGTTGCTCAGGCTTTGCAAGGACGTATTGCAGGTATGCAGGTAACAATGTCTGACGGAACACCGGGAGCCCAGCCTTCACTTAGAATTCGAGGCGGAACTTCAATCACTCAAAGCAACGAACCTTTGTATGTTGTTGATGGTGTGGCGCAAACAGGCGGACTGGCTTTCCTGGATCCTATGGATATTGAATCTATAGATGTTCTAAAAGATGCAGCATCGACTTCTATTTATGGTGCACAAGGCGCAAACGGAGTGGTTTTGGTAACTACCAAGCAAGCCAAAGGCGGGAAATTAACCATTAGCTATGATGCTTATGGCGGAATTAAAACACTGGCCAAAAAACTTCCGGTTTTGAATCCTTACCAATACACCCAATTATTATATGAATCGGCAACTGATGCTGCAAGACTGCAAAAATTCACCAATGTTTTTGGCGAGTACAGCGAACTTGAAGGGCTTTATAAAGACAGAAAAGGTATCGACTGGCAAGAGGAAGTTTTTGGAGATGCAGTAGAAAGTCAATATCATAAAATTAGTATTAGCGGAGGCGAAAATGACACTAAGTACAATGCTTTTTATTCGGTCAATAATGATCAGGGAATTATGTTAGGAAGTGCTTCTGTAAAGAATATTGCAAAACTAAATGTCACTAATACAATCAGTAAAAAGTTTTCGGTTAATGCTATTGTCAATTACTCCAATCAAAAAGTAACAGGTTTGTCTACAGGTGATGGTGGAAATGCAAGATTAAGCATGTTGCAAAATGTTTTACAATACCGACCAACGATTGGAAAATTTGGGTCTGATGAAGATCTTAAAACCTTATTTTTAGACCCATTAGACAATCTGGATTCACCAACATTACAAAGTCCGCTGGTTACAATCGACAGTCAAAAAAGAGAAGCTGTTACCAGAGCTATCAATCTGAGCTTACAGTTACAATACAATATTACTCCTAATTTAGTCTATCGAGGTTTAATCAGTTACAACGACAATAGTGTAAAAAGCAAATTTTTTAACGACTTTAGAGGTATTCAGGCCATCAGAAACGGCGGGCCAAATGCCGGAGTTACACATAATCTTTCTACTCGTTTAAACTACAATAACGTTTTAACGTATACGAAAACGTTCAAAAAAAATCACAAATTCGATGCAACTGTAGGACAGGAATACATTTATAATTATGCCGAAGGACTTACAGCAACTGCAACTGCTTTTCCGGATGTAAATTTAGGCTGGGACAAATTACAATTAGGAACCATTGCGGGAATGCCTACTACTTTTGCAGAAGATGATAAATTGCTTTCTTTCTTTGGAAAAACAAATTACTCCTACAAAAACAGGTATTTATTTGCAGCCAGTTTAAGAGCAGACGGTTCCTCTAAATTTGGAACCGAAAATCAATGGGGCTATTTTCCATCAGTATCTGTAGCCTGGAGAGTGATCGAAGAAAATTTCATGAAAAAACTTCCTGTTTTTTCTGATATGAAGTTGCGTTTAAGTTATGGTGAAGCCGGAAATAACAGGATTGCTAATTATGCCGCTTTAGGTATTTTTGATTCAGGATCTTATCCCTTAAACAATCAAACCAATATCACGGCATTTCAAAGTAATTTGCCAAATCCTTACCTGAAATGGGAAGCTACAAAATCGACCAACATTGGTTTTGATTTAGGTTTCTTTAATCAAAGAATCTCACTTACAACAGAGATGTATGACAATCGTTCTAAAGATTTATTATACAATACACGTGTTCCTGCAAGTTCAGGATTTAAAAAACAGTTTCAGAACATAGGGGCAACTTCAAACAAAGGAATCGAGTTTACATTGAATACAATAAATGTTAGAAATGATAATTTTAACTGGAGTACCACTTTTAATATCGCTTTTAATAAAACAAAAGTACTGGCTTTAAGCGAAGGCGAAAATTATTTGATTACCAATAGTTATACAGATAAAAACGATTATATCTTACAGGTAGGAAAATCAGTTGGTACCATGTACGGCTACGTTAGAGATGGTTTATATCAGGTAAATGATTTTGATTATAATCCTGCAACAAGTGCCTATACTTTAAAAACTGGCGTGGTGAGCGATAATATTGTTGTACAGCCGGGATTCATTAAATTTAAAGACATTAGCGGCCCAAACGGAACTCCTGACGGTGTAATCAATGATTTGGACAGAACTGCTATTGGCGATGCAAATCCTAAATATACAGGAGGTCTTAATAATACTTTTAGTTATAAAGGAATTGACCTAAGTATATTTCTTGATTTTACGGTTGGAAATGATATTTACAACGCCAACGTATTAAACAATTCAAGATTAAATTTGGACAATCTAAACACCTTTGCTATTTATGCTGACAGATGGACTACTATTAATGCAGCAGGACAACGCGTGACAGATCCTACAGAGTTGGCAGCGCTGAATGTAGGCAAAACCAATCCGGCCTTTAACGGTAACACCACCGGGCGTTTGTACAGCGATATCATAGAAGACGGTTCGTTTTTAAGAATCAACAACATAAGCCTTGGTTATACTTTACCAAAAGAATGGTTGAAAAAATCGAAAATTTCTAATTTAAGAATCTATTTTACCGCCTATAACCTATATGTGTTTACCAAATATTCAGGATATGATCCCGAAGTAAGTGTGATTAATAATGCCATAACAAGAGGAGTCGATTTTAGCGCTTATCCGCGAAGCAAATCCTTTATTACAGGTCTAAATATTTCACTATAA
- a CDS encoding heparin lyase I family protein, with amino-acid sequence MKKNIILKLAALSLTLTAGIACSKEYNELDPVIKPAINDTILNINYESGEVTSGITGITGTHATAADAVYMTSPGNTGKYAIAHKVTLGDSGYFSNDAYRSESDAVSLAKYRYNPGDEHRYEVSILLKDWQSWNSANPAYGDNVFQLKMSDNQLLPLRILTKRNAIVARNYQYQDNLVTDFRPYINQWIKFRVEVKWMTDTTGYMKIYVKLPDQSDYKLVLERSNFVTFTGNPANGNVGYLKWGVYREAGKDANGNVITSDNVLTRIAYHDDIRIIRLPLK; translated from the coding sequence ATGAAAAAAAACATCATCCTTAAATTGGCTGCACTCAGTTTGACTCTAACAGCAGGGATAGCGTGCAGTAAGGAATACAACGAGTTGGACCCTGTTATAAAACCAGCTATAAACGATACCATTCTCAACATAAATTACGAATCCGGCGAAGTTACCTCAGGAATTACAGGTATAACCGGCACTCATGCCACAGCAGCTGATGCCGTTTATATGACTTCACCCGGCAACACGGGCAAATACGCTATTGCACACAAAGTTACCCTTGGCGACAGCGGTTATTTTTCAAACGATGCTTACCGCAGTGAATCTGATGCCGTTTCTTTAGCAAAATATCGTTATAATCCTGGAGACGAACATCGATATGAAGTCAGCATATTATTGAAAGACTGGCAGTCATGGAATAGTGCTAACCCTGCTTATGGCGATAATGTTTTTCAGTTAAAAATGTCAGACAATCAGTTGCTGCCTTTAAGAATTCTTACCAAGCGCAATGCAATCGTTGCCAGAAACTATCAGTATCAGGATAATCTGGTTACTGATTTTCGCCCTTACATTAATCAATGGATTAAATTTCGTGTTGAAGTAAAATGGATGACAGATACTACGGGATATATGAAGATATATGTTAAACTTCCTGATCAGTCAGACTATAAGCTGGTATTGGAACGCAGTAATTTTGTTACGTTTACGGGTAATCCCGCTAACGGAAATGTGGGTTATCTAAAATGGGGAGTATATCGCGAAGCCGGAAAAGATGCCAACGGCAATGTAATTACCAGCGATAATGTACTAACCCGTATTGCTTATCATGATGATATTCGCATCATCAGACTTCCATTAAAATAA
- the hepC gene encoding heparin-sulfate lyase HepC: MKKAPAFIFFLLIACFTNAQEKSITKESFDNINLNYPGLENVNKNVTAGKYDAAAQDLLLYFRNRKNIKHPDFNVGDEARFRGKDIGKANQEKADNALVHKFQPQKGYGFFDYGTDINWDLWPVKDNEVRWQLHRVTWWMPLAMAYRSSGDEKYAKEWIFEFNDWAVKNPLGKSQDNDRYAWRPLEVSDRIQSLPGTFNLFVISPNFTPSFLLNFLNLYNKQVAYITQNYTKDGNHLLFEAQRVLGAGAIFPEFKQAESWRKSGIEILNREIKKQVYPDGTQFELSPVYHVASIDIFLKAYNSAKLAGVEKEFPDSYIKTIENMMMVTAKISFPDYNNPMFGDSWIQEKSSRLKQFQSWSKVFPNNQVIKYFATDGKEGAIDFLSTELPDAGFYTFRNGWKDKSTVLILKASPPGEFHAQPDNGTFELFVNGRNFMPDAGVFVYSGDAEIMKQRDWYRQTRIHNTLTLDNKNMLITNAHKDKWATGKKLDVLTYTNPSYTDLKHQRSVLFIDQKYFLIIDNAIGTATGNLGVHFVLKEDSKPVFDQANKVYTTYADSNNLLIQNLNTDKVLLKEEQGKVSYAYQKEIERPLFVFEKPKNDTASQQFISIVYPYDGNKVPQITIKPNAGNDFEKGNINLSITIDGKTSAIKTTLEQ, translated from the coding sequence ATGAAAAAAGCACCTGCATTTATTTTTTTTCTATTAATAGCCTGTTTCACTAACGCGCAGGAAAAATCAATAACCAAAGAAAGTTTCGACAATATTAATCTTAATTATCCGGGACTCGAAAATGTAAACAAGAATGTAACTGCCGGAAAATACGATGCAGCAGCTCAGGATTTGCTACTCTATTTCCGTAATCGCAAAAACATTAAACATCCTGATTTTAACGTGGGTGACGAAGCCCGCTTTAGAGGCAAAGATATTGGCAAAGCCAATCAGGAAAAGGCCGATAACGCTTTAGTACACAAATTTCAACCTCAAAAAGGATATGGCTTTTTTGATTATGGAACCGATATCAATTGGGATCTCTGGCCTGTAAAAGATAATGAAGTACGCTGGCAATTGCACCGTGTAACATGGTGGATGCCGCTTGCAATGGCGTATCGCAGCAGCGGTGATGAAAAATATGCAAAAGAATGGATTTTTGAATTTAATGATTGGGCGGTCAAAAATCCGTTGGGTAAATCGCAAGACAATGACCGCTATGCCTGGCGTCCGTTAGAAGTTTCTGACCGCATCCAGAGTTTACCCGGTACATTTAATTTATTTGTGATTTCACCTAATTTTACACCATCGTTTTTACTTAATTTTTTAAACCTGTACAATAAACAGGTAGCCTATATTACACAAAATTATACTAAAGATGGTAACCATTTACTGTTCGAAGCACAACGTGTATTGGGTGCGGGAGCTATTTTTCCTGAATTTAAACAGGCAGAAAGCTGGCGCAAAAGTGGTATCGAAATACTTAATAGAGAAATAAAAAAACAAGTTTATCCGGATGGTACGCAATTTGAACTTTCACCAGTTTACCACGTAGCCAGTATTGATATTTTTCTAAAAGCCTATAACTCGGCAAAACTGGCCGGAGTTGAAAAAGAATTCCCTGACAGCTACATTAAAACTATCGAAAATATGATGATGGTAACAGCAAAAATATCATTTCCTGATTACAACAACCCTATGTTTGGTGATTCCTGGATACAGGAAAAATCCTCGAGATTAAAACAATTTCAGAGCTGGTCGAAAGTATTTCCAAATAATCAGGTAATAAAATATTTTGCTACAGATGGCAAAGAAGGCGCAATTGATTTTTTATCAACAGAATTGCCTGACGCAGGATTTTACACTTTTCGAAACGGATGGAAGGACAAATCGACTGTATTGATTTTAAAAGCCAGTCCTCCTGGTGAATTTCATGCACAGCCTGATAACGGTACTTTTGAGCTGTTTGTGAACGGACGCAATTTTATGCCGGACGCAGGTGTGTTTGTATACAGTGGTGATGCCGAGATCATGAAACAAAGAGATTGGTACCGCCAAACCCGTATTCACAATACGCTGACACTTGATAATAAAAACATGCTGATTACCAATGCGCATAAAGATAAATGGGCTACCGGCAAAAAACTGGATGTATTAACTTATACCAACCCAAGTTATACTGATCTAAAACATCAGCGCAGTGTTCTTTTTATCGACCAAAAATATTTTCTAATTATTGATAATGCTATTGGTACTGCAACCGGAAATCTTGGAGTTCATTTTGTACTTAAAGAAGATAGTAAACCTGTTTTTGATCAAGCCAATAAAGTGTATACTACTTATGCAGACAGCAATAACCTGTTAATACAAAATTTAAATACTGATAAAGTACTATTAAAAGAAGAACAAGGAAAAGTATCTTATGCTTATCAGAAAGAAATAGAAAGACCTTTGTTTGTGTTCGAAAAACCAAAAAACGATACAGCATCACAGCAATTTATCAGTATTGTTTATCCGTATGATGGAAATAAGGTTCCGCAAATTACCATCAAACCAAACGCGGGTAATGATTTTGAGAAAGGAAACATCAATTTAAGTATCACTATCGATGGTAAAACCAGTGCTATTAAAACAACACTAGAACAATAA